Proteins from a single region of Nocardioides anomalus:
- a CDS encoding P-loop NTPase produces the protein MASSSTIPSLDVVDRICSTLESGKQSRPRWLMLLAAAGDGKSTALMQVAYRMHKAGRNVYWRPHAGVTLDVSAIADLATEEAPLLIVDEADNCVPALEELAGALEGRQLDVVAGARLSDWRNARGDISRFANVTASEETFGRLSRREGRAIIAAWSSIPKGLGLLGDKGGLDEQLKRLLDAVESDKRSNGSLLGGLFRLRFDQSRLDAHVNEMLDNLEEHTIDGSHVSLLKAFIYVCAFEIGGLAGIDRRLWAELLGIDVKELRRTVEFSLGTEAATARAGGLVQVRHPEIARSAIRLLRGRSRGLDLGEIYGDIVRSAIALGRHLELADYSRVVHLPTKISDGLREAGYSKISSYQIAVNAASEAAEAEPSLLVYETDLGSLYRKMGQPEVAAERYAAAYTRMHLYRDRERSASGFFYDWSLSYLDADEPASALLVAAVGLSRERAKLTRTEAGRYFVVIARSLVRIGRDTGSERARLGLAAVFKLAESTLVPADDLEACRNLSSQGKAPSTSQLDSSLALRLLEKCLVQLTREAAALQTLRVPNPGLLSATIEPLIGQGR, from the coding sequence TTGGCGAGTTCCTCAACCATCCCATCCCTAGATGTCGTAGACCGCATCTGCTCAACGTTAGAGAGTGGTAAGCAATCACGGCCCCGGTGGCTCATGCTCCTCGCTGCCGCGGGCGACGGAAAATCGACCGCGCTGATGCAGGTTGCATACAGGATGCATAAGGCGGGAAGGAACGTATATTGGCGACCTCACGCCGGCGTCACGTTGGACGTCTCAGCCATCGCAGACCTTGCTACAGAGGAAGCCCCTCTACTAATTGTTGACGAAGCTGACAATTGCGTACCGGCCCTCGAAGAGTTGGCAGGGGCCCTGGAAGGGCGCCAACTCGACGTCGTCGCGGGCGCCCGATTGTCGGACTGGCGGAATGCGCGCGGTGATATCTCGCGATTCGCGAACGTTACTGCGTCTGAGGAGACTTTTGGACGTTTGAGCAGGCGAGAGGGCCGGGCGATCATCGCCGCTTGGTCGTCGATTCCCAAGGGTCTCGGCCTGCTCGGCGACAAGGGCGGTCTGGACGAGCAACTCAAACGCCTTTTGGACGCTGTCGAATCAGATAAGCGTAGTAACGGCTCGCTGCTCGGCGGGCTCTTTCGACTACGGTTCGATCAGTCGCGACTCGATGCACACGTCAACGAAATGCTAGACAATCTTGAAGAGCACACTATCGACGGCTCGCACGTTTCACTACTTAAAGCATTTATCTATGTGTGCGCGTTTGAGATCGGTGGCCTCGCTGGGATCGACCGCAGGCTTTGGGCTGAACTGCTAGGCATCGACGTAAAGGAACTGAGACGAACTGTCGAATTCAGCCTAGGAACCGAAGCCGCGACCGCACGAGCGGGAGGGCTTGTTCAGGTTCGCCACCCCGAAATTGCAAGAAGTGCCATCAGGCTGCTGCGAGGACGTAGTCGTGGTCTTGACCTCGGAGAGATATACGGCGATATAGTCCGGTCGGCGATAGCCCTAGGTCGTCACCTAGAGCTGGCCGATTACTCGCGCGTCGTGCATCTACCCACGAAGATATCGGACGGTCTACGGGAGGCTGGGTACTCCAAGATTAGCTCATACCAAATCGCCGTAAACGCTGCCAGCGAGGCCGCGGAGGCAGAGCCGAGTCTGCTCGTGTACGAAACCGATCTCGGATCACTATATCGGAAGATGGGCCAGCCGGAGGTTGCCGCAGAGCGCTACGCCGCCGCGTATACTCGCATGCACCTATATCGTGATCGCGAGCGGTCAGCAAGCGGATTCTTCTACGATTGGTCTCTCTCATATCTCGACGCGGACGAGCCTGCGAGCGCGCTTCTTGTTGCCGCGGTTGGCCTGAGTCGCGAGCGGGCCAAACTGACTCGCACCGAGGCCGGGCGGTACTTCGTTGTAATCGCTCGATCCCTCGTTCGGATCGGACGCGATACCGGATCGGAGCGAGCAAGACTCGGGCTCGCGGCCGTCTTCAAGCTGGCCGAATCTACCCTTGTTCCCGCGGACGATCTAGAGGCGTGCCGAAACTTATCAAGTCAGGGAAAAGCTCCGTCCACTTCTCAACTCGACTCCTCACTAGCCTTGAGACTGCTTGAAAAATGTCTCGTTCAACTTACCAGGGAGGCCGCAGCCCTGCAGACGTTACGCGTTCCGAACCCCGGGCTTCTTTCGGCGACCATCGAACCGCTAATCGGCCAAGGTCGATGA
- a CDS encoding crotonase/enoyl-CoA hydratase family protein, translating to MTDTQAPATENVTTEVVDGVLVVTIDRPEARNAINTATAVEIGAAMDRLDDDPTLVAGVLTGAGGTFCAGMDLKAFLAGEKPSIPGRGFAGIVEGPPAKPIIAAIEGYALAGGFEIALACDMIVAAEDAKFGLPEVKRGLVAAGGGLMRLPERVPYHLAMEWSLTGELVPATRAHEVGFVNRLTPKGGALDAALELGRAIAQNGPLAVRATKRVIVESPGWTREEMFDKQREITLPVRESEDAREGATAFKEKRAPQWKAR from the coding sequence ATGACCGACACCCAGGCACCTGCGACGGAGAACGTCACCACCGAGGTCGTCGACGGCGTCCTCGTCGTCACCATCGACCGGCCCGAGGCCCGCAACGCGATCAACACCGCCACCGCCGTCGAGATCGGCGCCGCGATGGACCGCCTCGACGACGACCCGACCCTCGTCGCCGGCGTCCTCACCGGTGCGGGGGGCACCTTCTGCGCCGGCATGGACCTCAAGGCCTTCCTCGCCGGCGAGAAGCCCTCCATCCCCGGCCGCGGCTTCGCCGGCATCGTCGAGGGCCCGCCCGCCAAGCCGATCATCGCCGCCATCGAGGGCTACGCCCTCGCGGGCGGGTTCGAGATCGCCCTGGCCTGCGACATGATCGTCGCCGCCGAGGACGCCAAGTTCGGCCTCCCCGAGGTCAAGCGCGGCCTGGTCGCCGCCGGCGGCGGCCTGATGCGCCTCCCCGAGCGCGTGCCGTACCACCTGGCCATGGAGTGGTCCCTCACCGGCGAGCTCGTCCCCGCCACCCGCGCCCACGAGGTCGGCTTCGTCAACCGCCTGACCCCGAAGGGCGGAGCCCTCGACGCCGCCCTCGAGCTCGGCCGCGCCATCGCCCAGAACGGGCCCCTCGCCGTACGGGCCACCAAGCGCGTGATCGTCGAGTCCCCCGGCTGGACGCGCGAGGAGATGTTCGACAAGCAGCGCGAGATCACCCTCCCCGTCCGCGAGTCCGAGGACGCCCGCGAGGGCGCCACCGCCTTCAAGGAGAAGCGCGCCCCCCAGTGGAAAGCCCGGTAG
- a CDS encoding SIR2 family protein, with product MKGIVQAGLAQFGDVDPDQSLLRALESSAVDLGEIYRIFMGRLIKFRGRSAADGLVRDAVLAAWAGNGVPTGDGTAAAENADWSLTDGLIGLGEIIAANPEAFSVIITTNFDPLIEVALARAGVQTRRRVVTGDAPIANDTTASVDGVVEVVYVHGFWHQAPTMHTPEQLMYSRPRLQTAIVRTIGNADALVVGYGGWDDVVTGALEALAVDDGATAEVMWCFYESDEAVIQARHRTLLGRVGRLIIDGLFHRYSGIDCHAFFPPLSPRVGDIFGRGSSCRPRGAEGSSPT from the coding sequence GTGAAAGGGATCGTGCAGGCTGGACTGGCCCAATTTGGCGATGTCGATCCCGATCAGTCGCTCTTGCGAGCTTTAGAGAGTTCAGCCGTCGACCTCGGCGAGATCTACCGAATCTTCATGGGTCGCTTGATCAAGTTCCGCGGTCGCTCCGCCGCCGACGGGCTCGTACGCGACGCGGTGCTCGCCGCATGGGCTGGAAACGGAGTTCCGACTGGGGACGGCACCGCTGCCGCGGAGAACGCCGATTGGAGTCTGACCGATGGCCTGATCGGGCTCGGCGAGATCATTGCGGCCAACCCCGAGGCATTCTCGGTGATCATAACCACCAACTTCGATCCCCTAATCGAGGTCGCCTTAGCTCGCGCTGGAGTTCAGACTCGTCGTCGGGTCGTAACGGGTGATGCGCCCATTGCCAATGACACGACTGCCTCAGTCGACGGGGTCGTGGAGGTCGTGTACGTTCATGGGTTCTGGCACCAAGCGCCGACCATGCACACGCCCGAGCAGCTGATGTACTCGCGCCCTCGACTACAGACTGCCATAGTCCGGACCATCGGGAACGCAGACGCTCTCGTCGTGGGTTATGGCGGCTGGGACGATGTTGTGACCGGGGCGCTTGAGGCTCTAGCCGTCGACGATGGCGCCACAGCCGAGGTCATGTGGTGCTTTTATGAATCCGACGAGGCCGTTATTCAAGCGCGGCATCGGACTCTCCTTGGCCGCGTCGGTCGATTGATTATTGACGGCCTCTTTCACAGATATTCGGGCATCGACTGCCACGCGTTTTTCCCCCCGCTTAGCCCGAGAGTTGGAGATATATTCGGACGAGGCAGTTCCTGCCGTCCACGGGGCGCCGAAGGGTCTAGTCCTACTTGA
- a CDS encoding carboxymuconolactone decarboxylase family protein: MTRIPPASPDVYGPLFGDQAPLRQQVYANAPAIAGPYLQFMKALRDNSVLARRLVELVRLRISFHNQCRSCMAIRYADGIDDGLTEDLVCSLEKPQEADDLTPAERAALAFADKMATDHLQVDDQTFRDLAAHFTDQERMDLCFQVATFVGYGRLGSALAMTDDLPQEYADPDAVLAPWTQTPQSVV; the protein is encoded by the coding sequence ATGACCCGCATCCCACCCGCCAGCCCCGACGTCTATGGACCGCTCTTCGGCGACCAAGCGCCGCTTCGCCAGCAGGTCTACGCCAACGCCCCCGCCATTGCCGGCCCGTACCTGCAGTTCATGAAGGCCCTGCGCGACAACTCCGTCCTCGCGAGACGTCTCGTCGAGCTCGTCCGCCTCCGCATCAGCTTCCACAACCAGTGCCGAAGCTGCATGGCCATCCGCTACGCCGACGGCATCGACGACGGCCTCACCGAGGACCTCGTCTGCAGCCTCGAGAAGCCCCAGGAAGCAGACGACCTCACCCCAGCCGAACGAGCCGCCCTCGCCTTCGCCGACAAGATGGCCACCGACCACCTCCAGGTCGACGACCAGACCTTCAGAGACCTCGCCGCCCACTTCACCGACCAGGAACGCATGGACCTCTGCTTCCAGGTCGCCACCTTCGTCGGCTACGGCCGCCTGGGCTCCGCCCTCGCCATGACCGATGACCTCCCGCAGGAGTACGCCGATCCGGACGCGGTGCTGGCGCCGTGGACGCAAACACCTCAGTCAGTCGTCTGA